The Solanum lycopersicum chromosome 6, SLM_r2.1 genome has a window encoding:
- the LOC112941659 gene encoding uncharacterized protein, giving the protein MIFGETLENGVKDESQKNFDEITSTMNNVESSNFYHVMKNSFQTEKYVNRFSHSPLKFQVDIYGLDSTEYNFDSQFYLAVVLQLRQDFPQLIGDIEICNSLISSADIAAFEKLNLKVFSMNDHSRMKAQRPTIFYITDLDYDFIGNLLRANWSPACLNESIWMAYSLEKTFNYMKLTNRNNLETKIRLERILKFTTEVRIKTWSEQTSDSFKGYSWHFFEVDTITDIDVEKLEHCSDLRKRYELDTPTDEINESANGNVGALVDRIKELKRYVKMSQFYIRMLYDLNENKIMKERFEKVLGSDTQVPVVIYCLGSVEYDLSPKIQLALILHLKENVEWIGNLEIYDPVMSELDKSACYELGLTVLEYNEDCKRKAQRPTMFYMPYPSHFLIGNLLGANWSSLCLSHIILLTCSLHEEFKQVSHDLLNNHEAMIRLQKILSFTTEFDIKITQEEIDEQFPQVAWHFFGVDANFDTEIGQPGYYSFDMQRYVETRLLSCGMENDKISDWVKEVVGHYRMPHHVRCHSVALSSGWIKLNIHGTSRKEKQPGKFSGVFRDAEGLCLGSYSGVSDVQEDDVLVELEALLRGLGKCIEGEPKAKRLIVESDKTMLVLCVNGRLEPNSSDMEHMLDEILELQKVITCVLYHVSEEVSEAAGVC; this is encoded by the exons ATGATATTTGGTGAGACTTTGGAGAATGGAGTTAAAGATGAGTCTCAAAAAAATTTTGACGAGATTACCTCGACAATGAATAATGTTGAGAGTTCTAATTTCTACCACGTAATGAAAAACAGCTTCCAAACGGAGAAGTATGTTAATCGCTTTTCACATTCTCCTTTAAAGTTTCAGGTGGACATATATGGTTTGGACAGTACAGAATACAATTTTGATTCACAATTTTATCTAGCTGTAGTTCTCCAACTAAGACAGGATTTTCCCCAATTAATTGGTGACATTGAAATATGCAACAGTCTCATTTCTTCAGCTGACATTGCAGCTTTTGAGAAGCTAAATCTCAAGGTTTTTAGCATGAATGACCATAGTAGGATGAAAGCCCAAAGACCAACGATATTCTACATAACTGATCTTGATTATGATTTTATTGGCAATCTTTTGAGAGCAAACTGGTCCCCTGCTTGTCTAAATGAAAGTATTTGGATGGCATACTCATTAGAAAAAACATTCAATTATATGAAACTTACAAATCGGAATAACCTTGAAACAAAGATACGGTTAGAGAGAATTCTTAAATTCACAACAGAGGTTAGAATAAAAACTTGGTCTGAGCAGACTAGTGATTCGTTTAAAGGATATTCCTGGCATTTCTTTGAGGTGGATACCATCACTGACATCGACGTTGAGAAGCTGGAACATTGTAGTGATCTTAGGAAAAG GTATGAGCTTGATACTCCAACCGATGAGATTAATGAGTCAGCAAATGGAAATGTAGGAGCACTGGTTGACAGGATCAAAGAGCTGAAGCGGTATGTCAAGATGTCTCAGTTTTACATTAGAATGCTATATGATCTCAATGAGAATAAGATCATGAAGGAACGATTCGAAAAAGTTTTAGGCTCAGATACGCAAGTTCCAGTGGTAATATACTGCCTGGGAAGTGTTGAATATGATTTGAGTCCAAAGATTCAACTGGCTCTAATTCTGCATCTGAAAGAAAACGTTGAGTGGATTGGCAATCTGGAAATATATGATCCAGTCATGTCTGAGCTTGATAAATCGGCTTGCTATGAACTAGGTCTTACGGTTCTAGAGTATAACGAAGATTGTAAGAGGAAAGCTCAGAGACCAACTATGTTCTACATGCCGTATCCGTCCCATTTTCTTATTGGAAATTTATTGGGAGCAAACTGGTCTTCGCTTTGTCTTAGCCATATCATACTGTTGACATGCTCACTTCACGAAGAATTCAAACAAGTGTCCCACGATCTGTTGAATAATCATGAAGCAATGATCCGATTACAGAAGATTTTAAGTTTCACAACAGAATTCGACATAAAAATTACTCAAGAGGAAATAGATGAGCAATTTCCACAAGTTGCGTGGCATTTCTTTGGCGTGGATGCAAACTTTGATACAGAAATTGGCCAGCCGGGGTATTATTCCTTCGATATGCAAAG GTATGTTGAAACGAGATTGTTGAGCTGCGGTATGGAGAATGATAAGATCAGTGATTGGGTTAAAGAAGTTGTGGGTCATTACCGCATGCCCCATCACGTTAGGTGTCATTCTGTCGCTCTATCTTCTGGTTGGATTAAACTTAACATACACGGCACTAGCAGAAAGGAGAAGCAGCCAGGTAAGTTTAGCGGTGTCTTCCGAGATGCAGAAGGTCTTTGTTTAGGCAGTTACTCAGGTGTTTCTGATGTCCAAGAAGATGACGTGCTTGTTGAACTTGAGGCGTTGTTACGTGGGCTGGGAAAATGCATAGAAGGAGAGCCGAAAGCAAAAAGATTGATTGTGGAGTCGGACAAAACCATGCTTGTCCTATGTGTCAATGGTCGCCTTGAGCCAAATAGTTCAGATATGGAGCACATGTTGGACGAAATTTTGGAGTTGCAGAAAGTGATCACATGCGTACTCTACCATGTCTCCGAAGAAGTCAGTGAAGCTGCTGGAGTGTGTTGA
- the LOC101262921 gene encoding protein disulfide-isomerase produces MAKSGILVIVSALVVLAVCGVFAEENEYVLTLDHSNLTETVAKHNFIVVEFYAPWCGHCKSLAPEYEKAASELSSHDPPIVLAKYDANDEANRELSKQYEIQGFPTIKILRDGGKKVQDYNGPREAAGIVSYLKKQVGPASAEIKSKEDATNLIDEKSIFVVGIFPDPSGEKFENYLTLAEKLRGEFDFAHTVDAKHLPRGGPVNKPTLRLLKPFDELFVDFEDFDVDAMEKFISESSIPVVTIFDNDPNNHPYVNKFFEGTNAKALLFVNFSSEFDAFKSKYNDVAVIYKGDGVSFLLGDVEAGQGAFEYFGLKPEQAPVIIIMDADEQKYIKDHVEPDAIAAYLKDYKEGKLKPHVKSEPIPEVNDEPVKVVVRDTLQDMVYKSGKNVLLEFYAPWCGHCKSLAPILDEVAVSFESDPDVLIAKLDATANDLPKGDFDVQGFPTMYFRSASGNLSQYNGERTKEAIIEFIEKNRGKPAQSDSAKVDSAKDEL; encoded by the exons ATGGCAAAGAGTGGCATTTTGGTAATTGTTTCAGCTCTTGTTGTTCTTGCAGTTTGTGGTGTTTTTGCTGAGGAGAACGAATATGTGTTGACTTTGGACCATTCTAACCTCACTGAGACTGTTGCTAAGCACAACTTCATTGTTGTTGAATTCTATGCACCTTG GTGTGGACACTGTAAGAGTCTTGCTCCTGAG TATGAAAAAGCTGCCTCAGAGCTGAGTAGTCATGACCCTCCAATTGTTCTAGCTAAGTATGATGCAAATGATGAAGCCAATAGAGAACTTTCAAAACAGTACGAGATCCAGGGTTTCCCAACTATTAAGATATTGAGAGATGGAGGAAAGAAAGTTCAAGACTATAACGGTCCTCGTGAAGCAGCTGGTATTGTATCCTACTTGAAGAAACAAGTGGGTCCTGCATCTGCTGAAATCAAGTCGAAGGAAGATGCCACAAACCTTATTGATGAGAAAAGTATCTTTGTT GTTGGTATATTTCCAGACCCCTCCGGAGAGAAATTCGAGAACTATTTAACGCTAGCTGAAAAACTGCGAGGCGAGTTCGATTTTGCTCACACTGTTGATGCTAAACACCTCCCTCGGGGTGGACCAGTCAACAAGCCCACTCTTCGTCTTCTAAAGCCATTTGATGAACTCTTTGTTGATTTTGAG GACTTTGATGTCGATGCAATGGAGAAGTTCATCTCAGAATCTAGTATTCCTGTTGTTACTATTTTTGACAATGACCCAAACAACCATCCTTATGTTAACAAGTTCTTCGAAGGCACCAACGCCAAG GCATTGCTATTTGTGAACTTTAGCTCTGAATTTGATGCTTTTAAGTCCAAGTACAACGATGTTGCTGTGATTTACAAAGGGGATGGGGTGAGCTTTCTCTTGGGTGATGTTGAGGCTGGTCAAGGTGCTTTTGAG TACTTCGGACTGAAGCCGGAACAGGCACCTGTGATCATCATAATGGACGCTGATGAACAAAAGTATATTAAGGACCATGTGGAACCTGATGCCATTGCTGCTTACTTGAAGGATTACAAG GAAGGAAAACTGAAGCCACATGTGAAGTCAGAGCCCATCCCTGAAGTCAATGACGAACCTGTTAAGGTGGTTGTTAGGGATACCCTCCAGGATATGGTTTACAAATCGGGAAAAAATG TGCTGTTAGAGTTCTATGCACCTTGGTGTGGCCACTGCAAGAGTCTGGCTCCAATTTTGGATGAAGTGGCTGTATCATTTGAAAGCGATCCTGATGTTCTCATTGCAAAACTG GACGCAACCGCAAATGATCTCCCGAAAGGTGACTTTGATGTTCAGGGATTCCCTACTATGTACTTCAGATCCGCCTCTGGTAACTTGTCACAGTACAATGGTGAGAGAACAAAAGAGGCTATCATCGAATTCATCGAGAAGAATCGTGGCAAGCCTGCTCAGTCAGACTCTGCCAAAGTCGATTCAGCAAAGGATGAACTTTAG